In Alkalihalobacterium alkalinitrilicum, a genomic segment contains:
- a CDS encoding YrzI family small protein, whose amino-acid sequence MTIQFLFFTITITKRKIAETDVEKYHQREQREKEIKEKIDRYRHVRQYF is encoded by the coding sequence ATGACGATCCAGTTTTTATTTTTCACGATTACGATTACGAAACGTAAAATAGCGGAAACTGATGTTGAAAAATATCACCAACGTGAACAACGTGAAAAAGAAATAAAAGAAAAGATTGACCGCTACAGACATGTACGTCAATATTTCTAA